The region TCAAGTATtaagaaaatgcagctgaacAAGGATATGTGTCCTCATAATATAGTTTACAGAGAAGTACAATATTGACTAGTCTGCAGTATATTCTACCCCAAATCCCCGATGAAAACTTTTTAACTTTGGGATCTGTAGCCTGCTTCCAGAGCTGGTGAAGATCATCTATGTGTCCATGAGATGTCATCATTTTGTTATAAATGCAGGGATGATACGGagcctttccttccccagaaaaaaatacatgataTTGTGGTACAATTCCCATTTTATTGGCACAGAGACCCATGAAAACGTCATCTATATAAAGACTTGTATTGAGAGTCAATGAAGCCTCATATACTTTAGCTGCTACATCATTTGATATTACAtatgcagctcctgctgtgtaGTCAGGGTAAGAGGGCCACTGGTACATTTCATATGGAACATAGTATTTGCTACTCTTGTCTCTTATGGGAGGGGAGCCGCGATGGACACGACCAATCCAGAGATCCTGAACACCCATTTGTGCTAGACTTTGGAGATAAGCAACAAGATTTGGCATATGGATAAATATATCATCATCTGCAGACATAATGAACCTGGCATGAGGACAGTAGGCATTAACCCAGCTAAACTGCAAAAGCAATTTAAGAGTAAGATTGTGAAAAGTATCCAAGAAGTCTTGCTGAATCAAATCACTGTATTTCTGGTCTTCCAGCTGAAGTTCTTTTTGCCGCTGTGTTTGCTGCAGGTTATCTGTGGGTCGTCCTAAAGCAAAAAGAGTTTTAATATTGGCATTAAGTTGAGAACGAACATACTTCTCATTACCCCAAGTTTGTCTAATTGCATCCCTCCGATGACGGTTTTCGGGAGAAGTCTTCACAAACAACAGGAGAAGCACATCCTGCTGCTGGCATTTCTCTCTGTGGTTGATCAAGTACTGGTAGCTTGATACTCTGTCCAGGTTATCCCTGTTGATAGACAGGCTATCATTCACAAAATGGTAGCTATTTATGAGGTATCTGTATGAATAGGACTTCATATGGCTCACAATGTGATTATCAAATGGTCCCCAAAAAATCATGACACAGAGTATGAAGCAAGTggcaaatatctgaaaaaaatggcattttctgaCTCTTCTGGGGTTAACAAACATTCTGATGCAGTTTCTATAATCCTTATGCTTGTTCAGGATCAGTGTTTTTACAGTGCCTGTGTTTTAGTTTATGAGCACAGCGTCACCCTTTCAAGATAAGTGTCCATTGTAAGGCATGTTGTCTTTCATTCAGTATCCTTGTAAAGCCAGCTTCGTTCACAGATTTCACAAGTCATCTTTTTCAAAAAACGTTTTTCTTTGATTGAAAGAATGCAGACAGTTTTGGAAGATAAGACTTGCAGATGAGTATTTTCCCTTTGGGGCATCTTGAAGTGAACACTATAGTTCTAAATCGGATCTTCTCACAAGTTTCTTTCCTTCATGAAGATGAATCCCTACCAACTgtaaggggaggggagaggagaaaaaatttaACGAGCTGTTACTAACATACCCAGTTTTAGGTTTGGTCACGGAAATAAGTTGACTACTCAGACCCATCACCACCCACCTAcactccccttccccctcccaaaaaaacccaaactggcAGCAAGTTGGAGGTTGTCAATGGCCCAGAGCAAGCTTGCAGGAAGCaagtgaaggagaaggggaacTTAACACAGAGGCTTCAGTTCTGACACAAGAAACTCTTTCTTAGAAAAACCCACTGCTGTTAACCCTACAAATAATTGAGTTTACAAGTTGCCTTTGAGCAGCCTGTTAAGGAGCAAGACCCATGCAGAGTCCTGCCACTGGTCTTGGATGTGGGAGCCAGAGCTGCCCAACAGACCTCGCCTCCCTCACAGCCACCACAGGTCCCCTGCACCACCACTATCCCACCACCACCGCCCTGCCTCGACCAGGTTCTCTGGCGGGAAGGGCCCGGAGCTGACTGGAAAGGAGGCGAGCAAGGCAGCCCCGGCTCTCGGCTGGCTGGAGAGTGTGCGGGCGCAGCTCAGGCAGGCCGCCTCGCCTCAGCGCCGTCCCGTCCCCTCTCCCGCCCCCGCGGCTCCTCATGGGGCCTCCGCCTTGAGAGAAGGTGCCGCCTCCAAGTCGTCCCCTTGGCGTATTGGCCCTTGGTGCCCCAGCGCTGGTAGCGCCACCGGggcctcctgcagcaccttccCAGCACCGGGCCACAGAGCGCCAGGGCGGCACTGCTCTCCTGCCTCGACCCCACGGGCAGGGGGTTGAAGGGAAGCAGCCCTTTGACTTCTACAGCCAGCCTGAGGTTGGCTGAAAAGTGCCACTACTACAACCATGCCCCAGCGGCACCTGTTATGAAACATCACACAGATCAGCTTAGGGCCTGTATTGGTGCAGATAGGGATTGTTTGTAACCCAAGCTAAGGGTAAGAGGCAGGTTATGCAGCAAGTTACACCAGACAggaccacaaaaaaaaaaaaaaaaatcactcttcaTTTAGGCACCCCTCTATCACAGCTACACCTGTTTCGACCAGGCAGCTAACACTACAGGGCTGAATCTCTGCTACACACTAAGGTtttagtggagaaaaaaaataatccaaagcaTAAAAAGACACCCAAGTCCAGCCTTCTTGCCCTGTAGTTTGTAAAGTTCAGTTCTTGTAGCCAGAGCTTGCTCTCTCATGTTTACTAACCAAAAGAGCCCGAAGGAACAGCTACCTGACCATGTAAAAACCCAGTAACAGAGCAAGCTCTCTGTCATGCCAAAAATGTAGGACTAGCACCGTGAGGAATGGTACCCCACTACCACTTCTTGCACAGAAACACAACCCCTGCAGCAAGAGGACACAAGCTCTCACTATCACATTGGAAGTTACGTGCAGCACACATGTTTTGAGAGACTGTTTTGTCCATTTGAGGTATTGCAACTAGATAGCATGAtgagaacacagcagactatACAGAGATAAGAAAACCTGGAGCAATTTTGTGGTGTAGTTATCTACTGCAGTAAGGGGACTGGCTGCTCGAAGTCGAAACTGCATTGGTGCAGCTGAGGCTTGCAGACTGTACTGCATAACAGAAAAGCTGTATGGGCAGTTTGGTGAATACAAGTCAGCGATTTTTATAGTGTCAGTTTAAaccctttttattttggaaacatgAACTTAAACAATGCACCTCAGAGTCAAGCTCAGCAACTTTACAATAGAACATTGCAAAGCTTACTCTTGTTTCAGATGAAGCACAGAGATGCACACAAGCTGGAATGTTACAGAAATCCAGACATTTGACAGCTCCTTTTGGAGGAGTGGGTCTGAAGATAGTCATCTGAAATAGTGGGTGACTTTTGTGACAGTAAAGGGACCACAAGACAATCTATTTAACCACTTGAAGCAGTTTACCTTGGTAAGC is a window of Phalacrocorax aristotelis chromosome 7, bGulAri2.1, whole genome shotgun sequence DNA encoding:
- the B3GNT5 gene encoding lactosylceramide 1,3-N-acetyl-beta-D-glucosaminyltransferase: MFVNPRRVRKCHFFQIFATCFILCVMIFWGPFDNHIVSHMKSYSYRYLINSYHFVNDSLSINRDNLDRVSSYQYLINHREKCQQQDVLLLLFVKTSPENRHRRDAIRQTWGNEKYVRSQLNANIKTLFALGRPTDNLQQTQRQKELQLEDQKYSDLIQQDFLDTFHNLTLKLLLQFSWVNAYCPHARFIMSADDDIFIHMPNLVAYLQSLAQMGVQDLWIGRVHRGSPPIRDKSSKYYVPYEMYQWPSYPDYTAGAAYVISNDVAAKVYEASLTLNTSLYIDDVFMGLCANKMGIVPQYHVFFSGEGKAPYHPCIYNKMMTSHGHIDDLHQLWKQATDPKVKKFSSGIWGRIYCRLVNIVLLCKLYYEDTYPCSAAFS